A genomic segment from Paenibacillus sp. FSL K6-1096 encodes:
- a CDS encoding GyrI-like domain-containing protein: MEWKKHDKALYLPAAQPALIEVPALPYFMLHGEGNPNADAFKEAVGVLYSLSYAIKMLPRKGPAPEGYYDYTIYPLEGIWDLSEAGRRQAALDKDELVYTIMIRQPEFVTPELADGIIRQVKANKPHPLLEKAVFGIVEDGLSVQMLHTGPYDEEPASFARMEQFCAGQGLRRESKLHREIYLSDARRAKPEKLRTVLRFKVSRLH; this comes from the coding sequence GTGGAGTGGAAAAAGCATGACAAAGCCCTCTACCTCCCTGCCGCCCAACCGGCGCTAATTGAGGTTCCGGCCTTACCTTATTTCATGCTGCACGGGGAGGGTAATCCGAATGCGGATGCTTTTAAGGAGGCAGTTGGTGTGCTGTATTCGTTGTCCTATGCGATCAAGATGCTGCCGAGGAAAGGTCCGGCCCCTGAGGGGTACTACGATTACACGATCTACCCTCTGGAAGGCATATGGGACCTCAGTGAAGCGGGGCGCCGCCAAGCTGCTCTGGACAAGGACGAGCTGGTATACACCATCATGATCCGGCAGCCGGAATTCGTCACTCCGGAGCTTGCAGACGGAATTATCCGGCAGGTCAAGGCCAACAAGCCGCATCCGCTATTGGAAAAAGCCGTCTTCGGCATAGTGGAAGACGGCCTCAGTGTACAGATGCTGCATACCGGCCCCTACGACGAGGAACCGGCCAGCTTCGCCAGAATGGAACAGTTCTGTGCCGGACAGGGACTGCGGCGGGAATCGAAGCTTCACCGCGAGATCTATCTCTCGGATGCCCGGCGCGCCAAGCCGGAGAAGCTGAGAACCGTGCTGCGGTTCAAGGTATCACGGCTGCATTAA